One stretch of Argiope bruennichi chromosome 3, qqArgBrue1.1, whole genome shotgun sequence DNA includes these proteins:
- the LOC129964243 gene encoding uncharacterized protein LOC129964243 has product MIIRHHGGWELFVIIWTLLTLVAGSQNGTETTIDTSLASNISEITIADNLTLIENTEELQNQTIPVDNITNPENIEELVKSQRRAPRYDTADSVPWVRFYNRPPGVKTESYFNYDTRSNTSAHTSGEGWDSIRKDKTKEATPINRRESKTRVQDLLRVKPKVTTAPSPKRQDTAETDTSTKVPETTTTPPVPTSTAAAPVKNDTLSKGYIIWSSNDGGPSGGWTFDDQKGKTEKKQPSVEDIMPKDGTKWKVIGEGGEDGWQVVDDNGEVEWKIEYDDGEWRVTSTGDIPSDAEWVDPEYVWGPDGSLSEEDEYNSWSADDYAYSPWVDPVVYVRGIANHTWPNSDGENQVAKSSVQTYTSGENKPNAERDLLAPKEPIVFGARRKVPGKNTSSAQDRTTEVKSDSADDSTSKSTETPQADQVIAKGKSWPSSGPLIKTGQKWVQGYGVKSWEVDNTGKNSGFGGETWITGNKDFPNTPWVPKQATGSIQVTPKPEVPVIQQVPQDVKIPDNPIHAWGTGYGSKTWKGNEWDSNVVWKTGFGGALPWTTENNTSWKFPEENNDVAREKDKKTIVWSQPLPSEDSETTTSPKPTNQPIKSLNNIRIKWPTKPPLGGNFKWKVPPRRAEDESWGDDSSEGGVIWKDQVTEPAPTDAPIDLPAKPNGSLNKGWQTGDWITNQNVAARPLTFSWKGNAPQKTSNLISVNWKSDEIVTDAPPAPSPAPAVWNQGQWPVGDPNNFPTWIFGGCKLTIKCGSKESDTSEDESLPTTPEDTSEDDSSSTATEAPTTTAAFKGWPVNQFKGKSWRPPTKSWRPPTKSWKPPRKGPRPSTPNQPPSTIPDTPPPTPPRNFKKPTPPQKMMWKKPPPGWKQPPQSWKQPPQSWKQPPPSWKQPPPSWKQPPPSWKQPPPSWKQPPSNWKQPPPSWKQPPATPPTTTLWTETTTSEPPSMSWKSPPPPPPPSMKWKKPGPRPTKSWKPPPTKSWKPPPTKSWKPPTYPGKSWQPSIATPAPDTWNTPPKPDCKDTSEPTQETPAPNIEEEDEEISPPQIIIITKLPNNQKGTPPPTTDKWDTRDDRKNKKLPGKSWNFPSRKVSQKPNKNQKDLVAKMVNKWPSKPRKMSKPANKFKGWPKGMPVPNFTWPANSMRRWTTKRPSYMSTWKPPKYMRSKAWKQMLKKWMKARM; this is encoded by the exons ATGATTATAAGGCATCATGGG GGATGGGAGCTGTTTGTCATTATATGGACACTCCTGACATTAGTGGCCGGCTCCCAAAATGGAACTGAAACAACCATAGACACATCATTGGcttcaaacatttcagaaatcacAATAGCGGACAATCTTACTCTCATAGAAAATACAGAAGAGCTCCAGAATCAAACTATTCCAGTAGATAATATTACAAACCCTGAAAACATTGAAGAGCTGGTAAAATCACAAAGAAGAGCTCCCCGATATGATACTGCCGACTCCGTTCCTTGGGTTAGATTCTACAATCGTCCACCAG GTGTTAAAACCGAGTCTTACTTCAACTATGACACCAGAAGTAACACAAGCGCACACACCAGCGGAGAAGGATGGGATTCGATCCGAAAGGATAAAACCAAAGAAGCCACACCCATCAACAGACGAGAAAGCAAAACCAGGGTCCAGGATCTGCTGCGAGTAAAACCGAAGGTTACCACCGCTCCATCACCAAAACGACAAGACACGGCGGAAACGGACACTTCGACGAAAGTTCCAGAAACAACAACCACCCCTCCGGTACCGACTTCGACAGCTGCCGCTCCTGTGAAAAATGATACCTTGAGTAAAG GTTATATCATTTGGTCTTCCAATGATGGTGGACCTTCTGGTGGATGGACATTTGATGACCAAAAAGGCAAAACTGAAAAGAAACAGCCTTCAGTGGAAGATATAATGCCCAAAGATGGAACCAAATGGAAA gtTATCGGAGAAGGAGGTGAAGACGGTTGGCAAGTTGTAGACGACAACGGAGAAGTCGAATGGAAGATTGAATACGATGACGGGGAATGGCGAGTGACCAGCACGGGAGATATTCCATCTGATGCCGAATGGGTTGACCCCGAGTATGTATGGGGACCAGATGGATCTTTGTCCGAAGAAGATGAATATAACTCATGGTCAGCTGATGACTATGCGTACTCTCCTTGGGTTGATCCAGTGGTTTATGTGAGAGGGATTGCCAATCATACATGGCCAAATAGTGACGGTGAAAATCAGGTCGCGAAGTCCTCCGTACAAACATACACTTCAG GCGAGAATAAACCGAATGCCGAAAGAGATCTCCTGGCTCCCAAAGAACCCATTGTGTTTGGAGCACGTCGGAAGGTTCCAGGAAAAAATACTTCCAGCGCCCAAGATCGCACAACAGAGGTTAAAAGTGACTCGGCGGACGATAGCACTAGTAAAAGCACTGAAACACCACAAGCAGATCAAGTCATAGCAAAAGGAAAATCTTGGCCTTCATCTGGACCATTAATCAAAACTGGTCAGAAATGGGTCCAAGGATATGGAGTTAAATCATGGGAAGTCGATAACACCGGAAAAAATTCTGGTTTTGGTGGTGAAACATGGATCACAGGGAATAAAGATTTCCCAAATACACCATGGGTGCCAAAGCAGGCTACAG GGAGCATTCAAGTGACACCGAAACCTGAAGTTCCTGTTATCCAACAAGTGCCTCAAGATGTGAAGATACCCGATAATCCTATTCATGCTTGGGGAACAGGATATGGAAGTAAAACCTGGAAAGGTAATGAATGGGACAGCAATGTTGTATGGAAAACCGGCTTTGGGGGAGCATTGCCATGGACTACAGAAAATAACACATCGTGGAAATTTCCAGAAGAAAACAACGACGTTGCTAGAGAAAAGGACAAGAAAACCATAGTTTGGTCTCAACCTTTGCCGAGTGAAGACAGCGAGACCACAACCAGTCCAAAACCCACTAACCAACCTATCAAATCATTGAATAATATTCGTATAAAATGGCCGACCAAACCACCACTTGGtggaaattttaaatggaaagtgCCTCCCAGACGCGCTGAGGATGAGAGTTGGGGTGATGACAGCAGTGAAGGAGGAGTTATATGGAAGGATCAGGTCACGGAACCCGCACCTACAGATGCTCCTATAG atctgCCTGCTAAACCGAATGGAAGTTTGAACAAAGGATGGCAAACTGGAGACTGGATAACTAATCAAAATGTAGCTGCTCGTCCATTAACATTTTCATGGAAAGGTAACGCACCACAAAAGACAAGTAATCTTATAAGTGTAAATTGGAAATCTGATGAAATTGTAACTGATGCTCCACCAGCTCCGTCGCCGGCCCCTGCTGTATGGAACCAAGGTCAATGGCCTGTAGGAGATCCAAATAACTTCCCTACATGGATATTTGGAGGATGCAAATTGACAATCAAATGTGGCTCGAAGGAAAGTGATACAAGTGAAGACGAGAGCCTTCCAACTACTCCAGAAGACACTTCTGAGGATGATTCATCTTCTACGGCAACAGAGGCTCCAACTACTACAGCAGCTTTTAAAGGATGGCCTGTAAATCAGTTCAAAGGGAAAAGCTGGAGACCACCTACAAAAAGTTGGAGACCACCTACGAAAAGCTGGAAACCACCAAGGAAGGGTCCGCGACCTTCTACACCAAATCAGCCACCATCAACAATTCCAGATACCCCACCTCCAACTCCTCCGAGGAATTTTAAGAAACCTACCCCTCCTCAGAAAATGATGTGGAAGAAACCACCACCAGGTTGGAAGCAACCCCCACAAAGTTGGAAGCAACCCCCACAAAGTTGGAAACAGCCCCCACCAAGCTGGAAACAACCCCCACCAAGTTGGAAACAACCACCGCCAAGTTGGAAACAGCCACCACCAAGTTGGAAGCAACCACCATCAAATTGGAAACAACCACCACCAAGTTGGAAGCAACCACCAGCAACTCCTCCAACAACCACACTTTGGACTGAAACAACGACATCAGAACCACCAAGCATGAGCTGGAAATCTCCACCGCCGCCACCACCGCcttcaatgaaatggaaaaaaccTGGACCTAGGCCTACGAAAAGTTGGAAACCTCCTCCCACCAAAAGCTGGAAGCCACCTCCAACTAAAAGCTGGAAACCTCCCACATATCCAGGTAAAAGCTGGCAACCATCTATCGCTACTCCAGCTCCAGATACGTGGAACACCCCACCAAAACCTGACTGTAAAGACACTAGTGAACCTACTCAAGAAACACCAGCGCCCAACATCGAAGAAGAAGATGAGGAAATTAGTCCACCTCAGATTATTATAATAACGAAATTGCCCAATAATCAAAAAGGCACCCCACCACCTACTACTGACAAATGGGATACCAGAGACGATCGTAAGAATAAAAAACTTCCAGGTAAATCTTGGAACTTCCCTTCAAGAAAAGTAAGTCAAAAACCCAACAAGAATCAAAAAGATCTGGTTGCAAAGATGGTTAATAAATGGCCATCAAAACCAAGAAAAATGTCCAAACCAGCAAACAAATTCAAGGGATGGCCAAAGGGTATGCCAGTGCCAAATTTCACCTGGCCAGCAAATAGCATGAGAAGGTGGACGACAAAAAGACCATCGTATATGAGTACTTGGAAACCCCCAAAATACATGAGATCCAAAGCCTGGAAACAGATGCTGAAGAAGTGGATGAAAGCCCGAATGTAA